A section of the Pseudomonas sp. Q1-7 genome encodes:
- a CDS encoding segregation and condensation protein A, with protein MEVFLEAFEGPLDLLLYLIRKQNIDILDIPVAAITHQYMAYVELMKSVRLELAAEYLVMAAMLAEIKSRMLLPRSSEAEDEEEDPRAELIRRLQEYERFKAAAEGIDQLPRVGRDTLVPRLDAPEARARKLLPDVALEELLLSMAEVLRRADMFESHQVTREALSTRERMSEVLEKLKGGAFVPFVALFTVEEGRLGVVVTFMAVLELIKEQLVELVQNEPFAPIHVRARAE; from the coding sequence CTGGAGGTCTTCCTCGAAGCCTTCGAAGGCCCCCTCGACCTGCTGCTCTACCTGATCCGCAAGCAGAACATCGACATCCTCGACATCCCGGTGGCCGCCATCACCCACCAGTACATGGCCTATGTCGAGCTGATGAAGTCGGTACGCCTGGAGCTGGCGGCCGAGTACCTGGTCATGGCCGCCATGCTCGCCGAGATCAAGTCGCGCATGTTGCTGCCGCGTTCGAGCGAGGCGGAAGACGAGGAAGAAGACCCCCGCGCCGAACTGATCCGCCGCCTTCAGGAGTACGAGCGCTTCAAGGCCGCCGCCGAAGGCATCGACCAGTTGCCGCGGGTCGGCCGCGATACCCTGGTGCCGCGCCTGGACGCCCCGGAGGCGCGCGCGCGCAAGCTGCTGCCCGATGTCGCCCTGGAGGAACTGCTGCTGTCCATGGCCGAGGTGCTGCGCCGCGCCGACATGTTCGAGAGCCATCAGGTGACCCGCGAAGCGCTGTCCACCCGCGAGCGCATGAGCGAGGTACTGGAAAAGCTCAAGGGCGGTGCGTTCGTGCCCTTCGTCGCCCTGTTCACCGTGGAGGAGGGCCGCCTCGGCGTAGTGGTGACCTTCATGGCGGTACTTGAACTGATCAAGGAGCAGTTGGTGGAACTGGTGCAGAATGAGCCCTTCGCCCCCATCCACGTGCGCGCCAGAGCCGAGTAG
- a CDS encoding PA2779 family protein: MKSLFLMFSTALMLACLSLLPLATAQADMIGTGEAIATQQPDSPDRARIDAFLSKSEVQEQLRAMGVDAAIARSRVQALTHEEAAQLAQKMDAVPAGGRISGTEFLLILLLIIVVAILL, encoded by the coding sequence ATGAAGTCCTTGTTCCTGATGTTCAGTACCGCCCTGATGCTGGCCTGCCTCAGCCTGCTGCCGCTGGCGACGGCGCAGGCCGACATGATCGGTACCGGCGAAGCCATCGCGACCCAGCAGCCGGACTCGCCGGATCGCGCCCGGATCGACGCCTTTCTCAGCAAGTCGGAGGTTCAGGAGCAATTGCGCGCCATGGGCGTGGATGCGGCCATCGCCCGCTCCCGGGTGCAGGCCCTGACCCACGAGGAAGCGGCGCAACTGGCGCAGAAGATGGATGCTGTACCGGCCGGCGGCCGCATCAGCGGCACCGAGTTCCTGCTCATCCTGCTGCTGATCATTGTGGTGGCGATCCTGCTGTGA
- a CDS encoding L-threonylcarbamoyladenylate synthase gives MSQFFQVHPENPQPRLIRQAVEIVRSGGVIVYPTDSSYALGCLIGDKGAVERIRRLRRLDEKHNFTLVCRDLSEIGVFAKVDTAAFRLIKAHTPGPYTFILSATREVPRMLMHPKRRTIGMRVPDHPIALALLEQLGAPLMSTSLILPGDELPMSDPYEMRQILEHQVDLIIDGGHGGMAASTVINLSEGKPEVLRVGCGDPQPFLEEE, from the coding sequence GTGAGTCAATTTTTCCAGGTACACCCGGAAAATCCACAGCCGCGCCTGATCCGGCAGGCGGTGGAGATCGTCAGGTCGGGCGGCGTGATCGTCTATCCCACCGACTCCTCCTACGCCCTCGGCTGCCTGATCGGCGACAAGGGGGCGGTCGAGCGCATCCGCCGCCTGCGCCGGCTGGACGAGAAGCACAATTTCACCCTGGTCTGCCGCGACCTGTCCGAGATCGGCGTGTTCGCCAAGGTGGATACCGCCGCCTTCCGGCTCATCAAGGCGCATACGCCGGGGCCCTACACCTTCATCCTCAGCGCCACCCGCGAAGTGCCGCGCATGCTGATGCACCCGAAGCGGCGCACCATCGGCATGCGGGTGCCGGACCATCCCATCGCCCTGGCGCTGCTGGAGCAACTGGGGGCGCCGCTGATGAGCACCAGCCTCATCCTCCCGGGCGATGAACTGCCCATGAGCGACCCCTACGAGATGCGCCAGATTCTCGAACACCAGGTGGACCTGATCATCGACGGCGGCCACGGCGGCATGGCAGCCTCCACCGTGATCAACCTTTCCGAGGGCAAGCCCGAGGTGTTGCGTGTGGGCTGCGGCGACCCGCAGCCCTTCCTCGAAGAGGAGTGA
- a CDS encoding PHP domain-containing protein, with protein MQIDLHCHSTASDGALAPAAVVARAFERGVRLLALTDHDTLEGLDEARAAAEALDVQLINGIELSCTWGGATIHVLGYAFATDAPALLDAIADLHQGRWARAEEIARRLAAKGMPGALEGARAVQQELGDSGNAPARPHFAEFLVRAGHVRDRAEAFRKWLGAGKLGDVKQHWPTLADAVGTLRAADAWISLAHPWQYNFTGAKRRKLVADFIQAGGHALEVVNGLQPAEQVGSLAVLAREFGMLVSAGSDFHAPCDWSELGMYRPLPDDLPPIWGRFRHAHSPTAAL; from the coding sequence ATGCAGATCGACCTGCATTGCCACAGTACGGCCTCCGACGGTGCGCTGGCCCCCGCTGCCGTGGTCGCCCGCGCCTTCGAGCGTGGCGTGCGGCTGCTGGCGCTGACCGACCACGACACCCTGGAGGGGCTGGACGAGGCCCGCGCGGCCGCCGAAGCGCTGGACGTGCAACTGATCAACGGTATCGAACTGTCCTGCACCTGGGGCGGCGCCACCATCCATGTGCTGGGCTATGCCTTCGCCACCGACGCGCCGGCCCTGCTGGACGCCATCGCCGACCTGCACCAGGGCCGCTGGGCGCGGGCCGAGGAAATCGCCCGGCGCCTGGCCGCCAAGGGCATGCCGGGCGCCCTGGAAGGGGCGCGGGCGGTGCAGCAGGAACTGGGCGACAGCGGCAATGCGCCGGCGCGCCCGCATTTCGCCGAGTTCCTCGTACGCGCCGGCCATGTCCGCGACCGCGCCGAAGCCTTCCGCAAGTGGCTGGGCGCCGGCAAGCTGGGTGACGTCAAGCAGCACTGGCCGACCCTGGCCGACGCCGTGGGTACCTTGCGTGCCGCGGATGCCTGGATCAGCCTGGCGCACCCCTGGCAGTACAATTTCACCGGCGCCAAGCGGCGCAAGCTGGTGGCGGATTTCATCCAGGCCGGCGGCCACGCGCTGGAGGTGGTGAACGGCCTGCAGCCGGCGGAGCAGGTGGGAAGCCTGGCTGTGCTGGCGCGAGAATTCGGCATGCTGGTCAGTGCCGGTAGTGATTTCCATGCACCCTGCGATTGGTCGGAGCTGGGCATGTACCGACCCTTGCCGGATGACCTGCCGCCGATCTGGGGGCGCTTCCGCCATGCACACAGCCCTACTGCTGCCCTCTGA